The proteins below are encoded in one region of Lactuca sativa cultivar Salinas chromosome 3, Lsat_Salinas_v11, whole genome shotgun sequence:
- the LOC128132969 gene encoding uncharacterized protein LOC128132969: MQQSKTNLINAFQALLEEGAVRQITNFGMARNEGDYMLVAHKHMINFYKTKTIRVSTHFVDRIGPFKFVSFHDLTAKIFDIRVAFDFSGQVVSTEPMRVIKENARETRLMSIIAQYLSIVDIDLNVESSINTTQLNTKTFVAKPKDYYLRFQIKNIDDILDYNEVTKNSDDSDGEPFNFNGCGGVSDVFGKVRVVIRVQDETGSTSFVLFDRHVKDLIRRGNHWLMEKISKDQGCQKIPDEFNTILNKKFVFKFQISKFNLENNYHVYTVHKMTNDELVVGAVFKDSPPYEENNIHSDGTLINKSIKENSVYVECDNINVVDFDAVTPTTTSLKRPIKIVTTTESFEWSSSKAGVAPHTLKIPKMEKIE; the protein is encoded by the exons ATGCAACAATCAAAAACAAATCTCATAAATGCATTTCAAGCCCTCCTAGAAGAAGGAGCTGTAAGGCAAATCACTAACTTTGGTATGGCCAGAAACGAAGGAGATTACATGTTGGTTGCTCACAAGCATATGATAAATTTCTACAAAACAAAAACAATTCGTGTATCAACTCATTTTGTTGATAGGATCGGTCCTTTTAAGTTTGTGAGTTTTCATGATCTGACAGCCAAAATTTTTGACATTCGTGTTGCATTTG ATTTTAGTGGTCAAGTTGTATCTACTGAACCCATGAGAGTGATTAAGGAGAATGCAAGGGAAACAAGGCTAATGAGTATTATCGCACAATATCTGAg CATTGTTGATATCGATTTGAATGTTGAGTCTTCCATTAATACTACACAACTTAACACAAAAACTTTCGTGGCCAAGCCAAAAGATTACTACCTTCGTTTTCAAATCAAAAATATTGATGATATTCTAGATTACAATGAG GTAACTAAAAATAGTGATGATAGTGATGGTGAACCATTTAATTTTAATGGTTGCGGAGGAGTTTCTGATGTATTCGGCAA GGTAAGGGTCGTAATACGTGTTCAAGATGAAACTGGGTCtacttcttttgttttgtttgaccGTCATGTTAAAGATCTTATTCGGCGCGGTAATCATTGGTTGATGGAAAAGATATCAAAG gaTCAAGGATGTCAAAAGATCCCCGATGAGTTCAATACGATTCTTAATAAGAAGTTTGTTTTTAAATTTCAGATTTCAAAGTTTAATCTCGAGAACAATTATCACGTCTACACCGTTCATAAGATGACTAATGATGAACTTGTAGTTGGTGCAGTTTTCAAAGATTCACCTCCATACGAAGAAAATAATATTCATTCTGATGGTACTCTTATCAACAAGTCTATTAAG GAAAACAGTGTTTATGTTGAATGTGACAATATtaatgttgttgattttgatgcaGTGACACCGACAACTACTTCACTAAAACGCCCTATTAAGATTGTTACCACCACTGAATCGTTTGAATGGTCTTCCTCAAAAGCGGGTGTTGCTCCCCATACCCTTAAGATTCCAAAAATGGAAAAAATCGAATAA